GTAAATGTGTGTTTCAGTGTCGGATCATCGAGCACTGTGTATATAGCCCCGACAGCCCCCATAGAGGTAAAATATTCAGGAACGATAAATTCCCCATCCTGCAAGGCAAAAACGTCTCTAATTGCCCTTTTCATGCCTGCATTTGCCGCAACACCTCCTACAAATGCCACAGGATTTTTGATGTCCTTGCCTTTGGCAATATTGCTTTTGAAATTTCTCGCAAGTGCATAGCACAAGCCTGCTACAATCTCATAATCAGGGGTTGCAATCTGCTGGAGATGAATCATATCGGACTTGGCAAATACCGTACATCTTCCTGCAATCCTTGGCGGATTTTTCGACTTTAACGCCACTTCACTGAATTCTTCGATGGTAAACCTGAGCCTGGAGGCCTGCTGATCTAAAAATGAACCTGTACCGGCCGCACATAACGCATTCATTGAAAAATCCTTGATTTTCAGCCTTCCATCTTTGCTGCCATCCTCAAATATAATGAGTTTTGAATCCTCTCCGCCGATATCAATAACGCTCCTCACATGGGGGTAAAGATGGCCGAATCCCCTTGACAGGGCTACAATCTCGTTTACAAAGGATGCACCGATCAATGATGTAAACGTTTTTGCTCCTATGCCGGTTGTTGCAATGAATTCAATATCGTATGCTTTTAATGTTTCTTCAATCGCATATTTTGCTGTTACGATTGCTCTACCCTTGTGGCGCATGTATTCATTTTTTACAATACGCCCCGATTTGTCCATTACAACGAGATTTACACTGACAGAACCGACATCAATACCCACTCTAAACATACTTGTATATCCCCCAAGGCACTAAAGGTTTTGATTTTGTAAGGGTCTTATGTTACTTATAATGAAAATGGGTGTCTAATCAATAAAAAACATCAATGGCGAGTAATAAGATACCAATATGAAAAGATTACATATATTTGTGAGCGGGATGGTCCAGGGCGTTTTTTTCAGACAGAGCACGGCAATGAAAGCTAAAGAATTCGGTTTAAAAGGCTGGGTGAGAAACCTGAGGGACGGAAGAGTGGAGCTTGTCTGTGAAGGTAACGAAGATAGTTTGCATACAATGATTGCATGGTGCGAAAAGGGGCCAAAGGGAGCATTTGTCGACAGTGTAGATACCCGGTGGGAAGAATTCAAGGGTGAATTCAATAACTTTCAAATCGTATACTGAAAAAAACAGTGTCAAAAATATTCTCTAAAAATAACTATTATCCTGTGTTTTTCAACATCGGAGACAAGCTGTGTATCGTTATCGGCGGCGGGACAGTTGCAGAACAAAAAGTAAGGATACTTCTGAAGTTCAATACAAGGATCAGGGTAATAAGCCCCGTAATGACGAAAAATCTTTCCGTGCTCTCTCAAAAAGGTAAAATTGAAACTATTTCAAGGGAATATAGAGATGGTGACCTGGATGGGGCCGTACTGGTTTTTGCTGCCACCAACAAAAAAGAAATAAATGACGCTATTAAAAAAGAGGCAGTAAAAGGACATATCCCCGTCAATGTGGTGGATGACCCGGGTCTCTGTGATTTTATAGTTCCGTCCATTGTAAAAAAGAAATCCATTGTTATTGCCATTTCAACATCCGGTACCCTGCCCTTGCTGTCAAAGATACTGAGGAAGGACATCAGCAATCTGGTGTCACAAGATTATCTTACATATGCAGAAAAAATCGGTAAGTTCAGAAAGTTCCTTATAAAGGTCATACACGATAAGAAAAGAAGGAAAGAGATACTCGCTGAAATCAGCAAAACTGGCGTTAAGGAACTGGCTGGAATGGATACAAAGGCTATTAAAAGTAAATTTCTCAGAAATTCATAATGAATATTTATTTTTTTTACATATCGCTATTTTTTTATCTTCTGTCCACTGCATGCTATCTGTTATTCCTGACTATGAACAGGAATATTATTGAAAAGTTTGGCCATTATTCCCTCTTTTCAGGTTTTTGTATCCATTTTCTGGCTACCCTTGTCAGGTATTTCAATGCAGGATATACACCGATAACGAATATTTACGAGTCCCTCTCGTTTTTCAGCTTATGTATAGCAGGTTTTTTTCTTTACCTTAAGAGAATCTACAGGATAGAGATTATCGGGTGTATCGTTCTCCCCATCCTGTCTGTATTGTTAATCTGGGCCTCAACCTTTCCCGCGGAAATCAGACCCCTTCCTCCAGTGCTTAAGAGTTACTGGCTGCCAATACATACCATTTTTTCTTTTGTCGGGAATGCAATTTTTTTCATCAGCTTTTTTATATCGCTCCTGTATCTTGTTGTAGAAAGAGGTATAAAAAAGAAGAAGTTTCCATCCATCGCAACACGATTTCCTTCCCTTGAGACCCTTGATTTAATTAATTACAGGTGCATGTCCTATGGATTCCCTTTTCTTACCGTAGGAATTATTACGGGCTCGATCTGGGCGAGCGTTGCCTGGGGCTCATACTGGAGCTGGGACCCGAAGGAAACATGGTCGCTTGTCACATGGATCGTCTACGCCATACTTATCCATAACAGACTTGCAATCGGGTGGAGGGGAAGAAAAACAGCGTACATGATGATCATCGGTTTTTTTTCTATCCTCATAACCTTTCTGGGCGTTAACTTTTTTGCAGGAGGACTTCATTCGTATATTTAATTCAGCTATTAGCAGTCAGCTTTCAGCTATCAGCAAAAATAAAACAAAGGCTTAATGCTAATGGCTAACAGCTTCGAACTTGAGAAGAATATGCATATAAACGTATTTGGCCTTAACCACAACACTGCCCCGATAGAGATCAGAGAGAAACTCTACTGTTCGGAAAGTGATGTACCGGTAATCTTGAAAAAGCTGAAAGATTGGGGTTTAAATGAAAGCGTTGTTATCTCTACCTGCAACAGGACGGAAATATATTTCTGCTCCGATAATACTGAGGAGTCCATCAAAAAGATTGAGGGGCTCTTGCTGGAACACTTTGGTGCGCCACTGGATTGGCTGAAAAGCTATACCTACCGGTTCTGTGATGAAGAGGCATATAGACACTTATTCCTTGTTGCATCGGGGCTTGATTCGATGGTCGTCGGGGAGCCCCAGATACTCGGTCAGGTAAAAGATGCATACAGAATGGCAACTCTCCATAATGCGACCGGTTCTTTTCTCGATAAAGCCTTTCATAAGACTTTTAATGTTGCAAAGAGGATACGAACAGAGACAAGAATAGGATATAACCCCTTATCGATAAGCTCCATGGCAATTGAGCTTTCTAAAAAGATCTTCGGTGAGTTGAACCGGAAAAAGATACTTGTCATCGGTGCAGGCGAGATGTGTGAAATTGCACTGAAATACTTTAAAAAAGAGGGTTTAACCGAGATATTTATCACAAACAGGACTTTTCAGAATGCGCAGAAGCTCGCAGAAGACATTACAGGAATCCCCTGCCTTTTACAGGACATCCCGGACCTGCTGACGAAAGTTGATATGGTGTTGTCTTCAACGGGCTCCGAAAAACCGATTATTGATAAAGAACTTGTTGTACCCATTATGAAAAAAAGAAAGAACAGACCTCTGTTCTTTATTGATATTGCTATGCCAAGGGATATTGATCCGGAGGTAAATCACATCGAAAATGTCTATCTCTATGATATTGATGACCTCAAAGGACTCTCGCAGCAACACCTCTCCGACAGGTTGAAGGAATCAGAAAAGGCACACGCCATCATCGAAGAAGAAGTGGTTAAGTTTTCTCACTGGTTAGAACAGTTGGAAAAAAACCCGCTCATTACACATATTATCGATGTAGTGGAAGAAACAAGATCAAATGAACTGAAGAGAATGATACAGAAGATGAAATATGTTGACGAAGAAACGTTGAGAAACATGGATTTACTGACAAGGAGCATCGTTAATAAGCTTATCCACAGGCACATTTTCTTAATTAGGCAGAATGGAAGCCCTTCTTTGCTCGAAATAATGAAGCAATTGTTTAAATTTGAGGAAGAGAATGAAAAAAAAATGGACAGTGGGAACGAGGGGAAGTAAGCTCGCTCTCAAACAGACCGAAATAGTCATACAAGCCCTGAAAACATTGTATCCATACAATGAATTTGCCATAAAAATTATTAAAACAACGGGTGACACAATCTGGGACAAGCCTCTTCATCTTATTGGCGGAAAAGGACTTTTTGTAAAAGAGATTGAAGATGCCCTTTTAAAAAATGAGATCGATATGGCTGTACACAGTATGAAAGACCTCCCCACAGAGCTTGAAAATGGGCTTGTCATAGGGGCAGTCCTTGAGCGGGAAGACCCGAGAGATGTTTTTATCTCTTCAATATATGGAAGTATTCAGGATATCCGGGAAGGGTCACGTATCGGGACGAGCAGCACAAGGAGGAAGTCCCAGATTCTCCATTTCAGAAGAGGATTGGAAATTGTTCCTCTCAGGGGTAACGTTGACACGAGGATAAAGAAATTACATTCACATACCCTTGACGGGATCATCCTCGCCTATGCCGGTGTAAAAAGAATGGGTTTTGACAATTTTATAAAAGAAGTTCTCCCCTTTGAAATCATGGTGCCCCCACCAGGTCAGGGCGCTATCGGGATTGAAACGAAAGATGAAAGTGATTTCATCAAATTATTAAAACCCCTGAACCATGAAAACACTTTCCGCGAAGTCACAATAGAAAGGGAGTTACAGTCAATGATTGGAGGAGGCTGCCAGGTTCCCCTTGGAATAAACGCCAGCATAGCAAGCAATATATTAACCCTTCATGTTGTTCTCGGCAGGGAAGATGGTGAACTCCTTGTAAAAGAGATGTGTGTCGAAGATGTGAAAAATGCAAACGATACGATGTCCCGTATCCTTCAAATAATAAGAGACAAACAAAAATGCCTCTCGTTGACTTGAGAGGCATTTTTTAAGAAAACCTAATGATCGGGGTGGGCTAAACTGCTTCTTTAAAGGCTTTGCCTGCTGTAAATTTTGGCACCTTGCGGGCAGGTATCTTGATTTCCTTGCCTGTTCTCGGGTTTCTCCCCTTCCTTGCTTTTCTCTTAGATACTGAGAATGTACCGAAGCCAACGAGTGTTACCTTTTCTTCTTTTTTCAAAGCTCCCTTAACACTGTCAACAAATGCGTCCAATGCCTTGCCTGCTGCTACTTTAGAAATTTTAGCGCCCGCTGCCATTACACTGATTAATTCTGCTTTTGTCATATGTACCCCTCCTTTAGAGTATTGATTTTGGTAGCTTTAACAATAACCACCTTTTAAATACTTTATACTTCTTATTATAAAAAATATGCAACAGATTTTTTATCATTTTTAAAATTTTTTGGGGCTCTGTTTTGTGACCAACTTTTAGTAGTACGATCCTGGATGCTCGATAGTAGTTTAAACCTGTTCAATTGGTTTTATTAGTTAAACCAATTAAGACTGATGAGACAAATAGGACATGCAGTTAGAAACCTGTCTTATTAGTTAACCCTAATAGCAATTATCCCCTTGATTTAGCATGGTTTTTAAGGTATAGTATCCCTTCGATAGTCAGAAACTTCATCGAACCATTCACACTATAATACAATGAGGGAGTATGGAACAGAGCAACATTAGAAATATCGCGATCATCGCCCATGTAGACCATGGGAAAACAACACTGGTAGATCAGCTTTTCAGGCAGAGCGGGATGTTTCGTGACAATGAAGTGGTGGAAGAACGCCTCATGGATTCAATGGACCTTGAAAAAGAACGGGGTATAACGATTACTTCAAAAAACGGCTCCTTCGTTTACAAGGATTTCTTTATTAATATCATCGATACACCGGGACATGCAGATTTTGGTGGCCAGGTCGAAAGGGTTCTTAAAATGGCTGATGGCGCACTTCTCCTTGTTGATGCAGCGGAAGGGCCAATGCCACAGACCCGTTTTGTCCTCAAGAAAGCTCTTTCCCTGAAAATACCCGTTATTGTTGTGATCAATAAAATAGATAAACCGGCGGCAAGGTGTGAATGGGTAGTAGATCAGGTCTTTGATCTTTTTGTA
Above is a window of Pseudomonadota bacterium DNA encoding:
- the ccsB gene encoding c-type cytochrome biogenesis protein CcsB, which codes for MNIYFFYISLFFYLLSTACYLLFLTMNRNIIEKFGHYSLFSGFCIHFLATLVRYFNAGYTPITNIYESLSFFSLCIAGFFLYLKRIYRIEIIGCIVLPILSVLLIWASTFPAEIRPLPPVLKSYWLPIHTIFSFVGNAIFFISFFISLLYLVVERGIKKKKFPSIATRFPSLETLDLINYRCMSYGFPFLTVGIITGSIWASVAWGSYWSWDPKETWSLVTWIVYAILIHNRLAIGWRGRKTAYMMIIGFFSILITFLGVNFFAGGLHSYI
- a CDS encoding bifunctional precorrin-2 dehydrogenase/sirohydrochlorin ferrochelatase gives rise to the protein MSKIFSKNNYYPVFFNIGDKLCIVIGGGTVAEQKVRILLKFNTRIRVISPVMTKNLSVLSQKGKIETISREYRDGDLDGAVLVFAATNKKEINDAIKKEAVKGHIPVNVVDDPGLCDFIVPSIVKKKSIVIAISTSGTLPLLSKILRKDISNLVSQDYLTYAEKIGKFRKFLIKVIHDKKRRKEILAEISKTGVKELAGMDTKAIKSKFLRNS
- the hemA gene encoding glutamyl-tRNA reductase produces the protein MHINVFGLNHNTAPIEIREKLYCSESDVPVILKKLKDWGLNESVVISTCNRTEIYFCSDNTEESIKKIEGLLLEHFGAPLDWLKSYTYRFCDEEAYRHLFLVASGLDSMVVGEPQILGQVKDAYRMATLHNATGSFLDKAFHKTFNVAKRIRTETRIGYNPLSISSMAIELSKKIFGELNRKKILVIGAGEMCEIALKYFKKEGLTEIFITNRTFQNAQKLAEDITGIPCLLQDIPDLLTKVDMVLSSTGSEKPIIDKELVVPIMKKRKNRPLFFIDIAMPRDIDPEVNHIENVYLYDIDDLKGLSQQHLSDRLKESEKAHAIIEEEVVKFSHWLEQLEKNPLITHIIDVVEETRSNELKRMIQKMKYVDEETLRNMDLLTRSIVNKLIHRHIFLIRQNGSPSLLEIMKQLFKFEEENEKKMDSGNEGK
- a CDS encoding acyl-CoA dehydratase activase; amino-acid sequence: MFRVGIDVGSVSVNLVVMDKSGRIVKNEYMRHKGRAIVTAKYAIEETLKAYDIEFIATTGIGAKTFTSLIGASFVNEIVALSRGFGHLYPHVRSVIDIGGEDSKLIIFEDGSKDGRLKIKDFSMNALCAAGTGSFLDQQASRLRFTIEEFSEVALKSKNPPRIAGRCTVFAKSDMIHLQQIATPDYEIVAGLCYALARNFKSNIAKGKDIKNPVAFVGGVAANAGMKRAIRDVFALQDGEFIVPEYFTSMGAVGAIYTVLDDPTLKHTFT
- a CDS encoding HU family DNA-binding protein, with the translated sequence MTKAELISVMAAGAKISKVAAGKALDAFVDSVKGALKKEEKVTLVGFGTFSVSKRKARKGRNPRTGKEIKIPARKVPKFTAGKAFKEAV
- the hemC gene encoding hydroxymethylbilane synthase yields the protein MKKKWTVGTRGSKLALKQTEIVIQALKTLYPYNEFAIKIIKTTGDTIWDKPLHLIGGKGLFVKEIEDALLKNEIDMAVHSMKDLPTELENGLVIGAVLEREDPRDVFISSIYGSIQDIREGSRIGTSSTRRKSQILHFRRGLEIVPLRGNVDTRIKKLHSHTLDGIILAYAGVKRMGFDNFIKEVLPFEIMVPPPGQGAIGIETKDESDFIKLLKPLNHENTFREVTIERELQSMIGGGCQVPLGINASIASNILTLHVVLGREDGELLVKEMCVEDVKNANDTMSRILQIIRDKQKCLSLT
- a CDS encoding acylphosphatase, yielding MKRLHIFVSGMVQGVFFRQSTAMKAKEFGLKGWVRNLRDGRVELVCEGNEDSLHTMIAWCEKGPKGAFVDSVDTRWEEFKGEFNNFQIVY